A genomic window from Lycium barbarum isolate Lr01 chromosome 4, ASM1917538v2, whole genome shotgun sequence includes:
- the LOC132637348 gene encoding non-specific lipid-transfer protein 1-like, translated as MAFSQMQKISAFCFLLCMVVISFSSAPHAEAAISCNTVYSKLMPCLSYLMGGSKQASPADCCSGIKSLYTAASTTADRQGVCACLKSGAASLGSSIDTNKAETLLSKCGVTVPYKISPNVDCSKIP; from the coding sequence ATGGCTTTCTCACAAATGCAAAAAATTTCAGCATTTTGTTTCCTCCTATGCATGGTggtaatttcattttcatcagcaCCACATGCAGAAGCTGCAATCTCATGCAACACAGTGTACTCTAAGCTAATGCCGTGCCTCAGCTACCTCATGGGAGGTAGCAAACAGGCGTCGCCAGCTGACTGCTGTAGCGGGATTAAGTCCCTTTACACAGCCGCTAGCACCACCGCTGACCGACAGGGGGTGTGTGCCTGCCTGAAATCGGGGGCAGCAAGTCTTGGCAGCAGTATTGATACTAACAAAGCTGAAACACTTCTTAGCAAATGTGGTGTCACTGTTCCTTACAAGATTAGCCCAAACGTTGACTGCTCTAAAATCCCGTAA